One segment of Rissa tridactyla isolate bRisTri1 chromosome 17, bRisTri1.patW.cur.20221130, whole genome shotgun sequence DNA contains the following:
- the LOC128918730 gene encoding olfactory receptor 14J1-like — HTPMYFFLLNLALLDLGCISTTLPKAMANSLWNTRAISYLGCVAQVFLFVTFISAEFYLLTIMAYDRYAAICKPLHYGSLLGSRACVHMAAAAWGSGFLTALLHTANTFSIPLCQGNALDQFFCEIPQILKLSCSDADYLREGRLLVFAAFFSFACFVFIVVSYVQIFRAVLRIPSEQGRHKAFSTCLPHLAVVSLFLSTATLAYLKPSSISSPVLDLVMSILYSVVPPAVNPLIYSMRNQELRDALRKLLQYTAIFTENSRTTFCS; from the coding sequence cacacccccatgtacttcttcctcctcaacctcgccctccttgacctgggctgcatctccaccactctccccaaagccatggccaattccctctggaacaccagggccatctcctacttgggatgtgttgcacaggtcttcctgtttgtcaccttcatctcagcagagttttatcttctcaccatcatggcctatgaccgctacgctgccatctgcaaacccctgcactatgggtccctcctgggcagcagagcttgtgtccacatggcagcagctgcctggggcagtggctttctcactgctctcctgcacacggccaatacgtTTTCAATacccctctgccaaggcaatgccctagaccagttcttctgtgaaatcccccagatcctcaagctctcctgctcagacgcagactacctcagggaaggCAGGCTTcttgtgtttgctgcttttttttcttttgcctgttttgttttcattgtggtgtcctatgtgcagatcttcagggctgtgctgaggatcccctcagagcagggacgacacaaagccttttccacgtgcctccctcacctggccgtggtctctctgtttctcagcactgccacaTTGGCCTACCTGaagccctcctccatctcctccccagtacTAGACCTAGTGATGTCcattctgtactcggtggtgcctccggcagtgaaccccctcatctatagcatgaggaaccaggagctcagggatgccctgaggaaactattGCAATATACTGCAATATTCACAGAAAACAGCAGGACAACCTTCTGTTCATAA